TGacacaaaaaagaaatttaaaaaattgtgtAATCAAagtcatgcaaaataaatacatttatgCCTAGATGTGTATGCATGCAGACATGTGTATCCATAATGAGAACAAGAGATCAAATAAAGGAGAAGTGATCAAGATTCAAAGGTGAATCACAGTGCTCAAATACATACATGGGAAATGGAAAAATACGCTCGAGACATTGGCAAGCTTATCTATGCATGTGGAAATTGAGAGCCATGGTGTTGATTTGGGACAGCCTTTCTGGATGCAATAACTCACCACTCAACCCACTAAAAACCTCCTCAATCAAGTAtcagatttttcatttttttatgccCAGAACTGCAGAATATATTGTATCAGAAATATACCCACGCTAGGATCCAGTAGATACAACTAAAGATATCTGGGAAACAATAACATAGATCAAATCCACATTCTTTCTGAGGTGACAACTAAGGACTACCTTGGCCCAAATATTTGGGCCATAAAAGAGCACAACAACAGAGTGCAGCATCATGTTCAgcaaattgaataattattgAAGAGAAAAGGTGTCTGTCAGATAGATTACAATGATGGTGTCCAGGAACAGGAATTTGAACACATTTTGGATGGTGAGAAGAAATTTCAAAGATGACACTatattactaaataaaaaagttataaagaATATTGAGGTCACACTTCAGCTTATTGATCCTAGGTGAAGCATTAACAAGTTTACCCACTTATGAGACATATAACCTTATGCTTATAGCCATGGTGGAATAGTCATATGCATTCACACCTGCACGGAACCTTATTATGTCCTAGAATTTCATATAAGGTAGCAAAACAAGTGCGTAACCTTCTACCagcaaaagaaaatatgaagtgTATCGTTTAAATAAGCATAGAATCCTATGTCATTTAGATCTCTCAAAAAACATGTGAGATAAGGATTTTGAGACAAACCATCATTATAAATCTCCGTAAGCGTGAAGTTGATCAGTTCATAAGGTCCAAATACGTCACTATCTGGAATGTTCCATCCTGTGAACATGCCCCTGATTCGTAGAACCTCACTGCTATTGAACTCGGAGGAATTGTTCACATCCTCAGGGAAAAGTTTAAAGTACATTCTCAATCGAGGGCCTTTTTCCCATGCTACTGAATCAATCTTCAGCTGATCAAGATTCAAGCTGAGACCACTGGTAAGGTAGTCCTCAAACATATTCTGGTATGCgagaaaattagaaaatccAGGACTTTTCAATCGATATCCAACAAGAAGAGGTGCAGCACATAAACAAATCTCGAGAGATGTTGGGGAAATTTCATAATACAGTGGGCAACGTACGGCGGTACAATCAACAGTGGAGTTTACTGGGTTAAGCGTGTCATTTTCCTCCTCACTTTGAGATCCACAGAACTGAACTAGGCTCTCGTTTGTGCACAAGGGATTCCCATAAAGCCTGAGAAATTATTCAGAATAATTAATAGAGCATGTAACATGATTGGTTAACTCAAAGTGCTATGTTTGTTACAGTTTAGTAAGAATTGAAACAAATGCatgtaaaataaaaaggttCAAGTGCAGAAACAAACCTGACGGTGACATTGAGAGGAAGGTTAAGAGTGCctgaaatatttgaaagatcATTATTCTGAAAATCCCTGCAATATTAGAGAGCATAGAAGCAATTAAGTGTGGATTCATATTAATCAATCCCCTATTTAGAAATATAACAAACCCTACCAAAGAAGTAAATTACAACTTCAATTCAGAAGAACACACTGAAACCCACAAATGAAATCAAGTTTCTTGCTTATCGAAAGAAAAATGCCAGATGctagaaaaaacaaacacacaACCATGCCCGAATCCACACCCCACTTCCCAAACATACAAACAAGTCAGAGAAAAACACATGTAgacacacacacgcacacagaGTATCATAAGCAAGGAGGATTATTAAGATCTTACACAACATATGTCTCATTTCCATTCGAAGTCCTGTTTTGCCAAATACTGGATGAAACAGTACCACTCAATGAATTGTTTTCCAGTGACCTGCAAGAAGAAATGACTCACGAAATAAACCAATTTGTTTcattatataattcaaattagttGCATCATATGAACTCTAGATGAGAATATCTTcactaataacttttaaatctTGTGGATCACAAAGTAAGCAAAGTGGAAACTTGAATCAatagaatcaaacataatcaaTTATCAAAAGGTACCATTTAGAGAACCATAGaatgattaaaagaaaaaaaaggaaagagagactTGAAGGATGCTCACAATTTTTGTAGACGAGGAAGACCCGAAAAGTTTGCAGGAATTGTTCCAGTAAGATTGTTGTTAGATAAATCTCTGCACAAATTGATGTTTGTGTCATATTTAccagttttttctttctttctttctttctttttattttttatttattttttatagacaaATAGTTACACCAGAATTTCCAAAAAATTGGGATAGAATATCTTATATAATTCAGCTTAAGACACCAAAAAAATTGCAGGTAGAGGATCTTACATTGTTGTAATATTCCCAGAAAATCTACCAGGAGGTATGGTTCCATTAAGCTGGTTCGAACTGAGGTCTCTGAAATGTGAATATCATCAAAGAAAGTATGAATGCCTGTCATTAAGCCTTATATGAAATAAActtgcaaaggaaaaaaataaataaccagcTAAACTGTCAATAAGTTTTAGTCTGAACTATTTAGCATTACTAATAAGAAAACCCATAATTCACTGGCACATAAAATGACCTCAAAATCTTAATTTCAGAAATAGGCAGAGTTATTTCCAAACCATCAGCCTGAAGGAAGTCACAATTGATAGTCATGAACTTACAAATAACCAAGATTTGGTATCTTGCTCAAGTTGGGAATTTCTCCTTGCAAGCTGCAGTTTCTGAGGCTCCTGAAAAACCAGGAAAACAGAAACATGACCAAACTTGACACCACATAAACAAGTTCATCAGCATACTTCTTGATTGtagtttggaaagaaaaaatgcttcaaagaacaataaaagtcTTCAAGTCGGTGACAGCAATTTGACactacaaaaattagagaaaatactAATTGCGAATAATGTCTTTGTTTGCCAAAGAAAAGGCTGTATTGTTCTTCCATGTTTCAAAAGGGCAAGAAATGTGGTAATACTGCCCTCATTGGTAATCTATTAGGAAAAGAGGGCTTAAAAGGAATCATCTCAGCTTTGTTTTAATCGTAAGAGATTTTAATGAGTTGTAGTATGTCGTGTGTGTGCATAAGGAAGAATTCggagtgaaaagaaaataagaacatATATatacgtgtgtgtgtgtgtgtgtgtatcaGAGGAAGTTGCTGTCAGAATTTGAAGAATTCCTTGAAATAATTTCCCATTGATGCTTGAATAACTTATATGTTGATTCCAAAATAGATATTATCATCAACTCTATTTTgccccttttttgtttttattttttttatgtattccCATTAACATTATCTATGcatttacataaataaataaataaataaataaataaaatacaggATCAAGTTTCATGCCAAGGCTTGGATTCCATGCATGAGTAAACTAGATATTCTTGTACCCTATCTGACACCACTTTCTCAATCTACAAACAAGCATAGGATAATGATATGCACTTACAACTTCAACAATTTAGACATGTTGCCAGTGCAAGCATAGGATAACAATATGCACTTACAACTTCAACAATTTAGACATGTTGCTGTAAGAAGCTGGAATACTCCCGTTGAAGTGGTTGTTGTCGAGCTGACtgtaaaaaataagaaaactgTAACATGTAGAAATTGGACAAAAGATCGTACTCATAAAAATGGGGACATAAGCCTTGAACAAATAGTAGGTAACATGACcaagaaaaaatttaaggaCAAAAgattatgtgtgtgtgtgtgtattctTCTGTGGAAAGGCTTGGCTTTGCACTGGttagaatattttatgtttCATCACTTTTGGCACCTAGTGTGGCATCTGAGCCCTCAGAAGCCACTGCTGTTCTTTCTTATCTGTATTTTAAGTGACTGATAGTTCCAATGTCATATCAACCTTATTCGTTTGAGGATTTCTTAGTGATCATGATGACTGGAACCTCACACCTTCCTTGACAATTTCATCAGCATCAACCACGCACATATATTGCTTGTCAACTCATCACTACTCCTTGATTCAATGTGAAATTTCtgtgtcattttttatttgcatGATACTGTGAGTGAGCTATTACTCGTATGCCCATCCTAACCACTTCAGATCCAGGCCCATTCCATGTCAATGATGCAATTGCCGAATGCTCTCATGAACCTTCATGTCTTCCTGTTTCCTAAAACTTTGAGAAACTAACTGTTATAGTTGGTTCTATTGAACAGGCAGGCTACATGCCTTCTCCGCTACAACTCCTCAGTTTGTTCGGCTTCCATGCCTTCTGCTAACCCAGCAGTTTGCATCTGCTATAGTAACTGGAGTAAACTAGAGTtccaattatgatttttttttttatgccaaACCATGCATATGGATATGACTTTGTTCATCATTAAATTATTGGAGCAATCTCACAGCCTTATCATCCCTCAAAAACTTCAAATTGTTGATATTATCAGAAAGTTCCATACCTCCAGTGCTTCTATTTTTTGTTCAACAAATTCTCAGTGCCATGAGGTTGTGGGGACACACTTCCACAGCTTTGATAAGGTTCTAAACAATTTTGAGTTTGACAGTGATCATAAGTTGGTAAGTGATACTCAGAAAATTATATTGGGGCCAAGTGTTGCCAATCCAATTACATAAATAAGAatggaatgattaaaaaaattcattcaagaGTACCAAATTCTAATATATTTGCATGCAATTTCTGCCCCAGTGTAACACGAACTCTCTAGTATTATGGTAAAAATATCTTCTAACAATAAacagtttatttttaaaatgatagtgccgaaaaaaaaacaagcaaatgAGTAAGAAAAAACTTGAATTtaagaaatcaaataatataaacCTGTTCAGTGAATATCCAAGGAAGGAAGAGGACATACACTATAAGTAACTTTGGCATTTCAGAGAATTCTGGTGGAAGATATCCTGATAGGTTGTTATTGTCAAGCAGACTGCAGAGAttttaacatatattaaaaCCACGTTAAAGACTCAGTGACTGCTATAATTGATGCATGCACATGATTAGTGTGTCCAAAATACATAATAATGAAGAAGATGCCAAACTACCAACTTACAAGTGAACAAGTTCTGGCAATCTGGAGAGCTCGGATGGAATTTCCCCACTAATTGAATTGTTGTTCATGTGACTGCTCAAAgggggaaaaaggaagaaaaaggaagataaaatatgaaatgaattttatataCACCCGAATTTAGGCTGAAAACCATCAGAAAGACACTTACAAGTGCTTTGTTTTATTCAAGTTCGCAAAAGATCTAGGAATTGGTCCTGATATTTGGTTCTGGTCAATCTGTATTCTGTCCAAGTTCGGAAGATTACCGAGCTCTTCTGGTAAAGAACCTGTTAAATTGTTGCCATTCAGGAGCCTGGAAACACAAGAAATCACATCTCAAATAAGAAATCAGCCAATATAGTGCATTTCTGCTCTCTTAGAATACCAATAAGAATCAGAACAGTGCCAGCATCAACATTGAATTGAATTAGATAGAATGATAGCTTTATGAATTTAGAACATGTAAGTTTTTTTGTGAACTCACTCAAGAATATTTGCATCTCAATTATATCAGCATGTGATCTAAAAGTAGCAACATAGAACATCCAACAATCTGGCAAAGATGCAGTTCAACTTACAAGAGTTCTAAAGTTGTAATGTTTCCTATCTCCTTTGGAATGCTCCCAGTTATGTTGTTCCACATAAAATCCCTTTAACAACATAAAGAGTGAAATACATCAGGTGATTGAACAACAGTGGAatccaaaaatacaaattctatGTATATATTGAGGCTCACAATATTTGCATATAAGATAAGCGGCCAAGCTCCGGCGACAGAGTTCCCGACAGATTCATATTCAGTAATTGCCTGCAAATATACAAGGATGAATTAACAAGGATAATGAAAATATTGCTGGAGTCAAAACTTACAAGAGACTAAAACAAATCTGTTGTCATTATGCATTTTAGACAAGCCTATGTTTTTCAGGATAACATTTTCTACTAAAATCCTCAGTTCATGCGACCttcaaatttaaacaaaactACAAATAAAAGGAATCAAGTTCAGTATATTTCCATGGACATATCTAGTTAAGAAACTTTATGGGTTTTAGGTTGTTATAGTAGTGTGTGTGTTTATGCAAAGTGAAAATTATCACCATATTGAGAGGTTAGAGGCCCATTCCCAAAAGAATCAGTAACATAAGGGTCCCTCTAAAATTCAAACCCCCcttccccccctttttttaataatttggaaaGACGTGATTCCCAATAATATATGGCTCCTAGGTTGTTATAGTAGTGAGTGTGTGTGGGTGTGTGAGAGAGACCTAGAAGATTAACATGTTTGAGATAATACTCAAATCCCTCCCAAGGACTACATATTTGGATAGGAAATTCACCATATTGATAACCACTATAGATACTAGAGATTTATTTTACCGAAAAATGTTCAAGAGGCTAATAAAACCTTGATCTTACAAAAGATTCTGCAAGGGCCATTCCTTTTTCTGGATGCCTAAGAAAAAGGCTTAACAAAAGTCAAATCTTATCACCAGTTTGACAAAACTGAATACATTTTATTCTTTGAAGTAGAGCTTAAATAGCAGGATTTAATGCTAATAAGGACCAGGGACTACAGGATAATACTTAGGACTATAGAAATGCTTCGGAATGTAAAATTCTAGGGTAAGCAAGATGATGACAAAATACATGGATCAAGGAGTAGAAATGAGTGAACATAAAAAGTAATGGCCAATTGATAGCAAAAACGACCATGTTTTTTGTTATGCTGGATAATTATCCATAAGTAAGGGAGATCAACGAGGAGGTTGCCAATAAAATTAGAACAGGATGAACAAGTGGAGTTATGGTTATGGCGTGTTATGTGATTGCAGAATACCCATCGAACTGAAATAGGACACAAGATgcaacaaaaatgaaataaaaattttaaatcaggTTGAAAGAGAATATATATCAACTAATCTGGGtgtgaataaaaatgaaataaataggaaaaagaaatagaTTGTTTTTATACCAATAAAGTTGTTACTAGTGTTCCAAGATAGAAATAATATCAGGAAAGATTGGAACCATACAATTCTTTAACATGAAGATAGCTATCATTCATTGTTGTATTGAAGCACAAAACCCCTGTCCACTTCGATGTACATGGATCACCTCGATTCCAATTAGTCAAATTATTCATGGGATCTTCCAAACTTTCCTTGATTGCCCGCAATGCTGTCACTGCAAATTAACACTTATGACTATCAAAATTACATCAAGATGTTCAACATAATCTTTATGAACTTCTATAGTGGTTGTGTTTCCACTTCTGTTGTATCAGGGTGTCCCCATtgaatcaaagaaaaatgattttcaaggtCATTCTATACATTGTTATCAGTCCTATCAACAATTAGCAtgtaaacatgtaaacttgtgCACAACTTTAGGGAATAGAACAATGGTATATTTCGATTATATTGAGGTCcaccaatttttcttttctttttttgtttttggatttttttctttggatcATGAGCAACCAGGTGCTTAGACTTGTAGGCAGAAGGCTTGTTGATAGCACTATCATGCTACTGGGTGCCTTTTGAGTCAGGGGAGCCACAGAACAATGATCCTTGGAAGCCTGAGGCTAAGGAAAACATGCAGGTCTAATTTTTCAAATCCTGGGGAGTCTCCTTTGTATATACCAGTGTCTACACTGTTATCACAATAACTTCCAAGCAACAAGGTCTCTCTACCAGCTGGCCACCTTGGTTAGCAGAAGACACTAAAGCAGGCGTATCTACAAGAAGCAAGGTCTTGCACTACAGGAAGCATGCCTTTCCTTCAGGCAAAGAAGTAAAACCTATAGCCATTTCTTCCACCAGCATGATTGTCGAAGTTCATGTAGGCAAGTAATTTTCTTAGCAGttttaaagaacaagaaaaattcCATGAATATCAATAACCAAGATATTTCTAAGATCTTTTTTGACAACAGGTTCTCAGATGGAGAAGGTCAGCCACAGGGTTACTGAACTATCTCAGTTGATAAGTTCTTAAATGGAGAAGTTTAGCCACATGGATGTTAAGTTATCTCAGTCAAGGGAGAGTGGACCATCTAGAGAGGAAAAGTGTGGTTGAAAGTGTCAAGAATGTTCCTCAAGGGTTGGAATCATGAGGAATGCTCACAAAATCAAAGAACTTACTAAGAGCTCATGAATGGGCTCAGGATTCTCCCCCCCTTGAACTATGGACATTTTGACCCTATGGAGAAGGAACCAGGAGGATGCCACCTAGTGCGAAGGCAAGCTTAAATTTAGCAGTAGCCCTTGCCATGTGCAAGCCTTGGGAGTCAGGACTCAGGAGTCCAAGGCTGAAAGTCAGCCCCTGTACAATGTGTGCTCTACTGGGACTGACGCCTATCCCAGCAACAGAAATGGATCCCTATTTCCTCTGAATTGGATCAAAGCAGGCTCAAGAAGTTGCCCAACTTGGAAAGCCAACCACTCTAGCCACCAGGCCAAGTTTTTCAAACTATCCTAACTCTAGCCTCCAACTCTAAAATTACACAGGCATTAGGTGGAAAGCTTAAGACCAATGTCACACCTTATCGTGTGCCAGTCTTGTGAAATGGGAGCCCAGAGATATAGGTGTGATCAGCATCAATACTGGCATGTAAGCCCCCATATAGAAATATAAGACAAAAGTGACAAATATGCcaccaataaaaatgattttcagaTGCATAAAATGAGATTGCTGATAATGAAGACTCTATACAAGTATTCAGTATTCCCCAATAGAGTGATTAGGAGAAAGTCCATACTTAAgcaagtataaaataaataaataaacatatagaGAAACACCAGCAACTCAAGCAAATTGACCTTCGACAGGGTCGGTAACCGTAGCCTTTGCTCCGATGAATGATGAAGACCAACATAACCACACTAACAGAACGGCTTCAATCATCCAAACTCTTGATTGAATGCAAAAGTAACCAGAATTATCAAACATCTCTTGCTATCCAAAACCTTTAAACCACTGTAGCATCCAAATCCTCTCCCtgatagcaaaaaaaaaaactaacgaATTCAAAccccagaaaaagaaaaaggctcCCAAACAGTTCAACGTAACAAGAACCTCCAGAAACTTTCAAACAGTTAAGAGAGCCAATAAcccctgtttggttgctgagataAATCAGGAAAGAAGAGTAAAATCAACTACCGAAATTCATATGTTTTAGGACCCccacaaagaaaaagagaaaagccCACCTCAAGTAAAAGAAGAGAATGAAGCCTTTGCCTTCCCTGGTTccaatgaatgaaaaaaaccaATACTCCCGATTTcagtttcctttcttttccttcagtTCTCTAGGCAAACGAACAGAAGTTCCTAGTTGCATGCAGCTTGAGTCAGAACAAAATCAAaccaattgaagaaaaaaacactCACCAACCCAGAAAGCAAAAAACGAAACAAAACCAAATCTTGAACAACTAGCTTAGATTCAAGTTGAATGGAAACGAAATACCAGTAAATGCAGCCAAAATGAAGTCGGggaatttatttaagaaaaaaaaaaaaacaggtccAAGCAtctataaataaagaaaaaaaaaaaaaagaataatacagAGAGGATTACCTTGCTTGAATGTGATGGCcctgagaagaaaaaaaacgcTTATGACCAGGTCGACGGCATTAGGAAGATGGATGATGAAAGCCATCTTTTTCATTTCGGCTTTAATAAATTGGTGTTGGGCCATTTTGACTTTCCTGGGTTTTTGTTGCTGTTGTTGTTGCCTGCTCTTTGGCGGGCTTCGCCCTCTCTTGTATAACTGCTGCTCTTAACTGTTATTttatgtagagagagagagagagaaaaaaaaaaaaaccataaataatattgcattatatatatagtatcCTGAATCCtcttcttcaaaatcacggatTGCCCACAAGGACCAAGATTTCAGGCCTGCACTCCATGGCGTACGGCCGCTCAGAGAGACTTAAATCCATGACATTACTtcttttaaaaactgttttttaaaaatagaaaacagttttataaactttaaataaattttagagaATTTATTCTTAACAATGCAGTGGTCGTCTTAGAATAAAAACACGTGTTTTAGTTTTGAGTgaattttagaaagtaaaaaaggaaaattggatATGATAGGGAAGGGGCATTGAAAATGCTGGCCACTTCCAAATCAAGAATAAAGTTGGGAGAAGAATTTCAAAGCTTGGAATTATGTAGAGAGAGAGGGGTCATTATCCGGGGAGGTGACATCTCAACGCCCAACCATTTCAAAATGGAAGCTCCAAGCTGTAGCATCTGCACCTGATAATTGATAAATGCCCCCAACAAACTTTGTCCATTTCAAGGTTTTATGTCAAATTAATCCTACGAATATGATGCCTCAACCCTCATTTATTCCCATCTTGATCTCAACTAGTCTTTGCTTTTTGAATGAGCCCACCCATTTGGTCTTGGATTAATCAAACTTTCGTGTCGGATTTGAGTTGGACTGGGCAAGATATCTCAAGCTTATTTGGTCATGGTTGTTTAGAATAAACTAAAGACAtgtttagtaattattttttaaaatagttttttattgcttaaaataaaaaataatacatttgaaaaactttttgatggaaagtagaattttttttttctaaatttgtttttaaaaaataaatttaaatttgtttttaaaaaataaatttaaatttgtttagtaattattttcaattgtttaaaatatttaaatgatgaaaaatattttttaaaaataataataactttatacatgagggcactaagatggtatttgttttttaactgaatgaaaaaaatcaaaatatttaattttttctattaaagtAAAAGTACATCATTCAATATAACTaaactaaacttattaataataaatatattttaattatgttggagatgttaatagattatttttatccgaatagaaaaattaaatattttgatttttttttttatttagtgaaaaaacaaacaccgtCTAAATCTAATGTAAATAAGTTACtttgtaattgaaaaattaagcatcctaaaaatatacaatgaaaaaaaaaattgctagggagttatccaaaataaaaactaaataccTTTGGAGAATCTTCTCTAAATTATTGGTATGGTTATGGAAATCACAAGTAATAGCATGTGTGTTCTAGATCGAAGTGATAGATGAAGACCCTTGGTTATTGTCCCTAGGAAATGATCAAGTTTGACCCATTCCTTGAAAGAAGTTTTCATCGGATTCCTCTATCAAAATCTCAACTTTTGATTCCAACAAATGCAAAAGAGATCTATCCATAGTTAAGAAATTAATCAACCTACAAGAGATAGCTATAAAGAATAAGTCCAAAGTTTCTATATCATAcacaaatacaaaaattttcacagttgacttttaaagaaaaatttatttataggcAGAGCTTACAAACTATACCCAAAAGCTAATTTCCAAGGatgattcaaaaaataaatttgggtcGTGGGGAGCTTCTATCCACGAATACCCAAGTTCTAGGCTGCTATAGAGATGCACCCacaaagccaaaatatgtagcaaTGCATTAAATTGAGCCTGATGAAGCAGGTTTTGGTTAATGTCTCAATAAATCGCAGAGCCTGACTTTCTGACTCCCACTACGCATTGAATTTGAAACCACCCAACCAGGTGACCTGTATATGACCTAACCCTATTTCTGTCACCATCTCTTCCATCCCATTATCTTCAAACTTAAAAATGCCTCGTTTAAAAAGTCATGGGGGCAGTTGAAAcatttacaagaaaatttttaaagtataaaatgatttttatattttcatttgtgTCCCAATTTATtctccaaacttttttttttctttcttgaaacaGTGTCATTTATGAACTAAATCCAAATTTAAGATTGACATTGGTCAAAATGAAATTTGTAATTTACCTCTAATTTCTTACCATTCCCTCCCTTTCTCTTCTCAACGATGTGCCCATGTAAAGTAAAATTATGATTAAGATACCatattttgtaaatcaatttaataatttaaagtaatttaataatttaatttaaattattaagtaaattaaactTATTGGGTAAAATAACTTcataatataacttaaaataaaaaaaataaaaaataattataaataataaataaaaataattaatttatttttaaattaataatttcatgttatctttttatgttttaattatcTCCATAATTTGTTTTactatttcataatttttattattattcgaCTTCATTTACCttgattataatttattatgataaatatgtcaatttgacaatttagaatcaattttaagtaaataatttaaatttaatttaatttaaaatcaacttaaatcattaattaataattatcaaattttatcaaaaaaatggATAAGATATAAAACTTTTGTTTGAGTAAAATTATgacaaaaaatgtgaaaaatgggATGAAGACACCTCTCTAAGACAAAAAAACTTTTGTTCCAATACATCTGCTTGTGTTAGAATCTGACTAAGGAAAAGTCAAAGATTGGTAACCTGTCGGTTAGAATATGACCTTTGGTTGATCGCTTCTCGAGCAACCCAATAAGTCAACAGTGAGAAATGATTAAGAAAAGGGTTAGGTTTGATACCCACGAGAAACAGTTGAAAAGCCCGGCaaatttgaagaaagaaaatggaggtTACAGGTGATCCAGGAGTTTAGTACAGCACACATTTGATTAAAATTCAAACGGATAAATTtcaattctatttttcttatcacGCAGCTCAAGAACATGACTTCTCAATTCACACTCTGTTAACAAAGACTCATTCCACATTATACGAGTCGTTCTAAACTCCTCAATTGGAATCCAAAATCATTCCTAAACAATTCAAGGTCggtttggaaatatttttaaaaattatttttaaaaaaaaattattttggcaacagtttttaaatatttttaaaaacaaagatatGTTATTCctatgtttccaaatattttttaagacctcataaacttttaaaa
The sequence above is drawn from the Vitis riparia cultivar Riparia Gloire de Montpellier isolate 1030 chromosome 6, EGFV_Vit.rip_1.0, whole genome shotgun sequence genome and encodes:
- the LOC117916406 gene encoding probable LRR receptor-like serine/threonine-protein kinase At1g06840, translated to MFDNSGYFCIQSRVWMIEAVLLVWLCWSSSFIGAKATVTDPVEVTALRAIKESLEDPMNNLTNWNRGDPCTSKWTGVLCFNTTMNDSYLHVKELQLLNMNLSGTLSPELGRLSYMQILDFMWNNITGSIPKEIGNITTLELLLLNGNNLTGSLPEELGNLPNLDRIQIDQNQISGPIPRSFANLNKTKHFHMNNNSISGEIPSELSRLPELVHFLLDNNNLSGYLPPEFSEMPKLLIVQLDNNHFNGSIPASYSNMSKLLKLSLRNCSLQGEIPNLSKIPNLGYLDLSSNQLNGTIPPGRFSGNITTIDLSNNNLTGTIPANFSGLPRLQKLSLENNSLSGTVSSSIWQNRTSNGNETYVVDFQNNDLSNISGTLNLPLNVTVRLYGNPLCTNESLVQFCGSQSEEENDTLNPVNSTVDCTAVRCPLYYEISPTSLEICLCAAPLLVGYRLKSPGFSNFLAYQNMFEDYLTSGLSLNLDQLKIDSVAWEKGPRLRMYFKLFPEDVNNSSEFNSSEVLRIRGMFTGWNIPDSDVFGPYELINFTLTEIYNDVIGSSSSSGISTGALVGIVLGTIAVAVTLSAIFFLLILKNRLKKYHTISRRRKSTRISIKIDGVKDFTYGEMALATNNFNDSAEVGQGGYGKVYKGILADGTVVAIKRAQEGSLQGQKEFFTEIELLSRVHHRNLVSLIGYCDEEGEQMLVYEFMPNGTLRDHLSAAKSKEPLSFAMRLSIALGSSKGILYLHTEANPPIFHRDVKASNILLDSKFIAKVADFGLSRLAPVPDLEGSTPAHVSTVVKGTPGYLDPEYFLTHKLTDKSDVYSLGVVFLELLTGMHPISHGKNIVREVNVSYQSGMIFSVIDNRMGSYPSECVEKFVKLALKCCQEDTDARPSMAQVVRELENIWLMMPESDTKTTESLITEPGKLVSPPSSSTPTKNPYVSSDISGSELVSGVVPTIAPR